A region of Panicum virgatum strain AP13 chromosome 8N, P.virgatum_v5, whole genome shotgun sequence DNA encodes the following proteins:
- the LOC120685216 gene encoding short-chain dehydrogenase reductase ATA1-like has product MACDTSDWLKFGHEIENLKDKHRRLNIFYNNTDFNHVSALPSDSKAFESTMAANFQSVLDSINLAGAVTKSQKHRGGCILLRSSTMGLLGDVVPSAYSISLAAATGVIPAKAAELAGHGVRVNAISQHAGVHKRVLRSIFPHAEDDHLEHMIEKYMMTRTAADDDVANAAVYLVSEYGKRLTGNNLILNGQFTTP; this is encoded by the coding sequence ATGGCCTGCGACACGAGCGACTGGCTCAAGTTCGGGCACGAGATCGAAAACCTCAAGGACAAACACAGGCGCCTCAACATCTTCTACAACAACACCGACTTCAACCACGTGTCCGCCTTGCCGAGCGACAGCAAGGCCTTCGAGAGCACCATGGCGGCCAACTTCCAGTCCGTCCTGGACAGCATCaacctcgccggcgccgtgaCGAAGAGCCAGAAGCACAGGGGAGGCTGCATCCTCCTGAGGAGCAGCACCATGGGTCTGCTCGGCGATGTCGTGCCGTCAGCGTACAGCATCTCCCTCGCTGCGGCCACTGGCGTGATCCCGGCCAAGGCGGCGGAGCTGGCGGGGCACGGCGTGCGGGTGAACGCCATATCGCAGCATGCCGGCGTGCACAAGCGCGTGCTGAGGTCGATCTTCCCCCACGCCGAGGATGACCACCTCGAGCATATGATCGAGAAGTACATGATGACCAGGACGGcggccgacgacgacgtggCCAACGCAGCGGTGTACCTCGTGTCGGAGTACGGTAAGAGACTGACAGGGAACAACCTCATCCTGAACGGCCAGTTCACTACTCCTTAG